One window of the Nitrospira defluvii genome contains the following:
- a CDS encoding DUF2959 domain-containing protein — protein MNCSTPFRFPGFLSLSLTSALLLVGLAGSGCQTAYYETMEKLGYHKRDLMVSDVKKARDAQQEAKEQFKSALDRFTKTLNIQGGELQEKYEVLNDEYERSEKRAQAVRDRIASVENVSDALFDEWTAELKQYSNAALRQKSQKQLTQTRGQYAQLIKAMKRAEAKMDPVLAKLKDHVLFLKHNLNAQAIASLKSELVTVESNVDSLIKDLNASIQEADSFIASMEKENA, from the coding sequence ATGAACTGTTCGACGCCTTTCCGCTTCCCCGGCTTCCTCTCGCTTTCGCTGACTTCGGCCCTGCTCCTCGTCGGCCTGGCCGGATCGGGATGCCAAACCGCCTATTATGAAACGATGGAAAAACTCGGGTACCACAAGCGCGACCTCATGGTGAGCGACGTGAAGAAAGCCCGGGATGCGCAGCAGGAGGCGAAGGAACAATTCAAATCCGCGCTCGATCGGTTCACCAAAACGCTCAACATCCAGGGCGGTGAACTACAGGAGAAGTACGAGGTCTTGAACGACGAATACGAACGCAGCGAAAAGCGTGCACAAGCCGTGCGGGATCGCATTGCGTCGGTGGAGAACGTGTCCGACGCGCTCTTCGATGAATGGACGGCCGAACTGAAGCAGTATTCCAACGCCGCGCTCCGCCAGAAGAGTCAGAAACAACTCACCCAGACGCGCGGTCAATATGCGCAGTTGATCAAGGCGATGAAACGGGCGGAAGCGAAAATGGACCCGGTGTTGGCGAAGCTGAAAGATCATGTCCTGTTCTTGAAGCATAATTTGAACGCCCAAGCCATTGCCTCGCTCAAGAGCGAATTGGTCACCGTCGAAAGCAACGTCGATTCGTTGATCAAGGATCTCAACGCCTCGATTCAGGAAGCGGATTCCTTTATCGCCTCGATGGAAAAGGAGAACGCCTAA